The genomic stretch ttgaatttgatatacacattcagacgcacttacccctggaggcgtccccaaagtgtcaccgcagcgcgagttccctcgaaagggaacacaatgtaaccttgctctcacttgaaatgtgtcccccaacattagtccttgaatttgaggttattggacctggaaattccttgaaaggtccttgaatttgaagtttacTCTGGTGTGGGAACACtgtatttattgcatatttttttatattcgcttggcttcttttatgcatgttaacattttaaacactgataaaacatatcaacaagtaaaataaaatcgaATCCAGTAAAAAAACAACTTTTGAGTAggtaaatataaaaagtagccctccagattgatTTATCctttgtggtagcccttgctcacaaaaaggttgaagacccctggtttacatatttaaagatgcattgaattacatttaaaaatcaaCATGTCGAATAAAGGTTGATTTGTGGTAGCTTTTATTCAAAATACACACCGTGTACTATAGCCACAGCGAACAGTGACTGGTTTTGAAAAACTGCAGATGTGTAGTTGTCAGTGTCTGAATTGAGCAAACTGCGGCTGGCCACCCCCAGGCCTTGCTCACCGCTCTGCCCGACCACCACCTGACAAACAAGTTTGTAGCGTGGCGGGTTGACGTCCTTCAGCTTACTGAGCAACAGATCTGTTAACATCTGACACAGCTGGCCACAACTGTCAGGATTGTAACGCACACCGTCCAAAAAACTCTCCAAAGTGGCTTTTGTTATCTGATGGGTCCTGCTGGAGCTAAAGCGGCTGCCCTCGTCCGGACCCATCCTGTAGGTGTTCTCCACGTGGACCTCCTGGATGGGTTGGGGGACGTACAAACCAGAGAAACTTAATCTTCCTCCTTGCTGCCAGCCCgccaatgaaaacctcttgCCCATGTGAGAATGGCTAACGGTGGGACTCAGGAAAGATGAGTCGGATGAAAGGCCTGTCATGGTTCTGAGGAGCATCGGCCTGTGGTGTGGTTGATCTTTGGAGCTGCGGTGTGTGGACATAGAGCCCAGACGTCGTCTCGGGGGTGCGGGAGGGCCTGATTCGGTTGTGAGGGAATGATTGAACTGGGCTAAAGTCTCCTGAGATAGTGGCAGAGGTTTATTGGCCATGATGAAGAAATCTGTGTGGAAATGAAACATTTCTAAATGGGTGTAAAACACAAGctattaaacaaagaaaacatatgtttatatatttttccatTTGTTTAATATTCAGTGTATACACCGTTACAAACAGACAGTACccaaaaaggtcctaatatgtttCATAAGGTAAAgattgtatacatttggtaccaatatatatacttctgaggtactaatatgaactatgTGGGTATAAAGATGTACTTTATGAAGCGGGGTACATAATCTgaccttttctttttttttaaagtgaaggACATTTTTACCAAGTTCAGCAGTAACCTTATCAGAGTACCAACACATTTTTGCCATTGCACAACAGTAAAATCTATAATCTGATTTAGTTACATATTTATTTGTGGTCATGGGGATGCAAGTAACACTTTCCTTAGAATGGTGTATTTACTGAAAAAGATTACAGGACGATTAAATGTGTGAAATGTGAGTTCAATGATTTAGTTAATGCTAATTCATTCAGGTGTGAGACTAAGGGCTCTCCCCAATAACATTAACTGAGATGTTAACTGTTGATATTCAATGATATTCAGTGTGAATTAAATCATGTCTGAAGTCGGTTAAGGGTCACAAAAGTACTGCTGAAAATGTGGCCCTTGTAAAGCTTAAcagtcatgtgtgtgtgtgtctgtgttttattCTGGTTAGGTCATTAAAACCTCATGCTAAAGAATGGTAAAAGTGACTTAGTAAGACTGAGTCACAAATGCAAGTAAAACATTGTTATCTTAAGTGTGTCTAAGCAACATGAGTAACCCAGACAGCTTGTATATTGCACAGGGCATATATGACACAAGCTAAActttaagtttagtgaaaacgAAATAAATGATGCATATTTTGACAAGAAATGTCATTGTGTTTGTGAAGTATACCACAACAATTATTATATTAAGAGAAATATGCTAAATTATATGGGTAAAGAAGAGATCAAAGTCTTAAATTTAAAACGAAACTGCAGTGTTGACAATATGTCAAGCAGCTGCGAGTTTAGAAATTAATTTCTCAACGTGGACAAAAGCATTATGTTATTTATGAATGTAAACATAAATGCATCatcaattaaaatattaattcatTTCTTTTGCTGAGGTTTTTCTCTTCCCAGCAAATAATGGTTTACTGGACCActggtctccaacctttttacttttttgatatagtctacttataatttttttgttttacttgttgatttaattttatttgattaaaataattatttatttgtttataatttttgtttatttatttgtttaaaatgttaacatacataaaacagcaagctaatataaaatatataataaataaatatttaaattgacGCTATtcagaatgtgctttggcggggcAATTCACAGACTACTGTATGTGCAGGCAACCTGATACCTGCGGGCAAcatgtaaatttaaaaaaatgattcattcaatttgctaaattttttaagcttaaataaattgattgcgaccacttaccttaaaaaaatttttagtaaattgaatgaatcattttttttcagtgcgaAGACCACTGCTATATACTCTGGCTTTATAAGTagcccacttctagccaaactaaacttgaatttggttacatgtcatttgtcccccccccaaaaaaaaaaaaaaaaaaatactagcaAGGTGTATGATATCCAACATGTAAGCGAAGTCAACAGTGTtttcatgtatttatttttggATAGAAgtctattacatttttaataacagCCCAAATTTTACATTGTTTTACATCTTTACACTAGCCTacgtctgggctgtgtttggatggctattagatgctttttaaatgcaaaattgctggCTAGATAGaatattaattttaatctgaaataatttatttaccAGTCCTAAAAGTCACAGAAAGTTAATAGTAATAAATGAAAACCATCCCTTAAGAAAATTAAGTATGGTTTTATTgcggtaaaagtgtagtaaccatgtatTGATTATTATCAGCAAGTCTATGGTTTTACTaaactaaccatggtttaactatatggtttttgaaaaccatagttgaaaaaaacatggttattttgtggttaccatggttttactacaataaccatgtttttttaaaccatggttaattttcataaggggttGCTTTGGGCACGTGGTTCAATCCCTTTCTCCTGAAAATGACCCAAAGATCTTTAAAAGTATGAGGTGAggtataaaacatttctttatgggAAGTTCCCACCTGTCTGTACAGTAAGTTCTTGTTCTTGTTGAGACTTCAGTGTGAGTCAATGTTGTTTTACACCTCAGATTTACCTCTCCGCTTCTCCGCAGCACTGTTGAGAGATAACAATCTATATACCAAAACATATATACCACAGTACACCACTACCTACTCATGTACGAGAGTTAAAGCTAGTGATGCAAGTACATAAAAACCCATGAAAGTAAAAATGAATCTGAGCAAAATGCTGTTGTACACTTTCAGTCAGATGAAATGATTGTGCTCACTGAGCACATCTTTCTGGTCAGCAATGACAAATATAGCAAGAATGAACAGGCTACGGTTGTTGAGTCAGAGATTCAGTCCAGGGCAGGTAACAACATCTGCTCCATAGTTTTATCATCATCGCCTAATATCTACACATCgcttaaaatatttgtttgccTTATGGTGT from Paramisgurnus dabryanus chromosome 6, PD_genome_1.1, whole genome shotgun sequence encodes the following:
- the LOC135767039 gene encoding dynein light chain Tctex-type protein 2B, with the protein product MANKPLPLSQETLAQFNHSLTTESGPPAPPRRRLGSMSTHRSSKDQPHHRPMLLRTMTGLSSDSSFLSPTVSHSHMGKRFSLAGWQQGGRLSFSGLYVPQPIQEVHVENTYRMGPDEGSRFSSSRTHQITKATLESFLDGVRYNPDSCGQLCQMLTDLLLSKLKDVNPPRYKLVCQVVVGQSGEQGLGVASRSLLNSDTDNYTSAVFQNQSLFAVAIVHGVYFE